The Malus sylvestris chromosome 8, drMalSylv7.2, whole genome shotgun sequence genomic interval AAAAACAAGGCAAAGGCAACTAAGTTCTTAAAttgtttaataaaataaaaaaaataaaaaaaaaccaaaaagacgACGCCACCCAACAGACTTACCGGAATAACAAAAGCAAGAGTCTTTCCGGAGCCAGTCTTGGCAGCACCGCGAACATCTCTGCCGAATAAGGCGTGGGGCAAACACGCCCTCTGAATATCGCTCATTTGGACATAGTTCTTGGATTGGCGTAAGGCGTCCTTGGTCTTCTTAGAGATGGGCAGCTGGTCGAACCTGGTGGCGCCGGCGTAGCGCGAAAATCTTGTGGAGTCGAGGCGGCCAGCGCGGGCGTCCAAGGGCAAAGCGGGGAGAGATGTGGGGTTGGAACCACGTTCGGGTTGCTGGGATTCGATCCACGATTTCAGAAGCTCGACTTCCTGGAGCTCCGAGTGTTTACTTTGCATGCGAGATTTCTTTGATTTGGGTTTTCTCATTGTCGCTTCGTTGGTTGTGTTTCTACTTTGAACTGTGGAAATACGATCAGAGAGTCAGAAACTGACAGATGCCAAGATcgacaaagagagagagagagagcgagcgaGAGGCAAAGGTCTCCAAGGTAAATGGTAGGGTTTAATAATAAGGAAAActgaacttgaaaactttgagttttatcgataagagaaaaataaaacgtaaatagtatcatgattaactttttaatatcaaaaaatgtgattttttgttaaaatgaagaATCGGAAgcttttctttaaaattctttttaataaaatagaataaaCTTGTAAATTTGGGCCGGGCCGAGCAGTCCAGCCGTCCAACCGGGCTATAAGATTTTAGGCCCATAAGTTTACAGGTTGCTCCCTATAAAAGCTGCAATGCAGGGGATTATAACCCAAAAGCCAAGACAGCGTCCCCGTCTCTTGACTCTGCGGTGAAGCTTCAAGTCTTCCTGGCCAGTGACAAACAAAATCCCTAAAAACTATGGGCgtcgagaagagagagagagattcgaCGGAGGAGGAGCGCGggaacagcagcagcagcagtcgGATGGATACGGGGAGGGCGGAGGCTCCGGTATGGCTGATGAAGTGCCCGGTGGTCGTCGCCAAGTCGTGGAGCTCCCACAACCCTTCCGATCCCCACCCGATCGCCAAAGTCGTCCTCTCTTTTGACCCCCTCCGCGCCGACGACCCCTCTGCCATGGAGGTTCTTATTGCTTTCTATCAATTCGATCGCTTGTCGGAGTTATTGATATACAATTTTGAATTAGGGTTAGAAATTTGAAGGATTTGGGGTTAGTTCAGTTGACTAGTAGCTTAATTGAGGTTATGACTAGTGATTTTAGAGCAAAACCCTAATTGTTGTTATGCTCTGCCACTGATTGATTGGTTTTCGAATGCTCCGTTTGCATTCTGCATTTGGTTGATTATGATTTCTGGTTTTGCAATCAGTTCAAGATGGAGATGCCTGGCTCCGCGGCTGCAAATTTGCCAGAAAGTTATTCCTTGAATATGTTTAAAGACTTCGTTCCCATGTGCGTTTTTTCGGAAACAAATCAAGGTGAGGTTTAGGAATTCAATTTGCTGACACTCGTTGTGTTCGTAGATTTCCTTTCGTAAATATCTAATAGAGTTGAGATTCTTCATTTTGTTTACCGCACATTTAAACGAATGATCAACTCCTTTGATTGCAAAAATTTCTTCTCTTTCACGATGTGTTTAGGGTTTAAGATGAAGAAGAGGTTTATGCAGGGTTTAGACCACTGCACATTAGAAAAAATGCCGAAAATTGAGTCTTGGGCTGTATAAATTGATTGGTTCCAAGACATATGATGCATCTATGTTATAGATAATATGCAGGGTGACCTGCAGAAACTTGTTCCCTGATAAGTATAGCTCTATTGATGGCCAATTTGTTCATCAAGTCATAAGTTATATCTCCTGCTTTTGTTTTCCTGCTCACCATTTTACTACCCCCTCTCTTCGATGTACACCGTTTAGTATTGAGGTCGATAAAAATAGTCAAAAGCTTTTGCTTTCATTGTAGGCAAAGTTTCCGTGGAAGGTAAAGTGGATCACAAGTTTGATATGAAGCCTCACGGTACTAACATTGAGGAGTATGGGAAGCTGTGTCGTGAAAGGACAAACAAATCCATGATCAAGAACAGACAAATACaggtaccattttcttccatgtGTTTCTGATACAGCAGTTCCGATGGTATATGAATAACAGATTTTGATTGTCTCTCTTGTTGCTTTTATTTTATTCCAAAGATGATCGACAATGACCGAGGAATACTTATGAGGCCCATGCCTGGGATGATCGGTTTGGTTTCATCCACCTCAAAGGTATCCGTTTGCTTCCTATTCATCCATTTCTACAAACTAATACCAAAACAAGGAATAATTTTCTTGAATTATCTATTTCAGGATAAGAAGAAAACGGCACCGGTTAAACAATCGGACATGAAAAGGACTAGAAGAGATCGTGGGGAACTGGAGGATATAGTGTTCAAGTTATTTGAACAAAAACAACCAAACTGGACCTTGAAGCAGCTGGTGCAAGAAACCAATCAACCTGCGGTTAGTATTTTAGTCGTTTTGTTTATGCTTAAGCTAACTGCTATACTCCGTATTTTCTAAAGAATTGGAATTAGTTTCATAAATGCGACCAATAATGCTTCAACTTTGCAATCTTACAATTTTTGGATGTTTCATCTGCAGCAATTCTTGAAAGAGATACTGAATGAGCTCTGCGTTTACAACAAAAGGGGAACGAACCAGGGTACTTATGAGCTCAAGCCAGAATACAAGAAATCTGTTGAGGATACTGAAGAATAAGTTTTACACTCCGCCTAATCGAGCGTCATCCATCCATTGTTCTCTCGAGAACAGGAAGTCGAAAATGAATTAGCAAGAAGAATAGGCAGCTGGTTGTGTGGGGCAGCAGAGTAACAACATCAAGAAGAACTTTAACCCACGAAACATTGGAGGCAATAgtctaattttctttttccaacCTGAAATGTGCAACTATAATGTGTTTGATCTGACGAGAGAGATAAATGCTTCGATAAACTAAACTTTCGAGTCAAGCATGTATAATTCTGTATCAGCTTGTAAGATAATACTTTCACTACGGTTTTAGCTGAATAGTTTTATTACTTTTGATACTTTGCTGGACAAATGAAACCATAGATGCATTGTTTTGTTGAATGATCTTGGATGCCTTGTTCAGTTGTTCCTCTGTCGTCGTTTTTGTACACTCAAGTTTCGTCTCTAGAAACCtatcaattttatttaaaataaaaactcttATATCCATATATAAAAGTATTACATAGGGCTTAGTGATTTCTTaagaaaaacaattattttcttTGGGTTTGAATCCGGTTTGGAAACAAAATAATGTGGTAATCAAGCGACTGTCGAATCTCGCTTTATTGTGCTTATCTAAATTTCAGTTTGTCTCAAATACAAGGAAATGGGTATAGAGAACAAtgaattcataaaaaataaaagagtatTCTTGGAAGTTTAGTAAATTATTCTGGGTGTCTAAAGAAATATGAGAGTAAATTAAGTGTTCCGAAAAACAAAGCTGTTCAAAGAGAAAATTTGGGTGTACACAAAACCACTCTAAACTGGACTACTTA includes:
- the LOC126633160 gene encoding transcription initiation factor IIF subunit beta-like, whose product is MGVEKRERDSTEEERGNSSSSSRMDTGRAEAPVWLMKCPVVVAKSWSSHNPSDPHPIAKVVLSFDPLRADDPSAMEFKMEMPGSAAANLPESYSLNMFKDFVPMCVFSETNQGKVSVEGKVDHKFDMKPHGTNIEEYGKLCRERTNKSMIKNRQIQMIDNDRGILMRPMPGMIGLVSSTSKDKKKTAPVKQSDMKRTRRDRGELEDIVFKLFEQKQPNWTLKQLVQETNQPAQFLKEILNELCVYNKRGTNQGTYELKPEYKKSVEDTEE